The genomic interval GCCTTTTATCATCTAATTGAATCTCCGGTTTTATAAAGTCAATTTTTTCCTCAGAAGGTACATCTTTAACATATGTTTCGATACCTGTCTTCGCAGTTATCGAGCCAACTAATACTATATCGGGTCTGTATCTAGCAGCTATCTCATAATATCTTCTAATGTTTGGTTCAAAGCCTTTAATGGAACCATCCAGACTTATTTCATTATGTACAATAACTTTTGGCAGCATATTCTATTCAATTTAGTAAATGAATATTATTGAATCTTAGCTTTAATCGAGTAATTTTCCTACCTAGCTTATACTTGAAAGCTGATGGTACAATAAAAAACTTCTAAACCTAATAATTTAGAGTTGAATGTGTAGTCCAAGAATAGCGAATCTGAGTTAAATTTTTTGAGGTGTCTTTTACACCAGCAATGAAGGAAGTTTTATATTTTCAATCAAAATCATTTAAAGTGATAGTGGAGGGATTAATAAGATGGCTGAGAAAAAACCTATCATCAGATTTTATTTCGCCAAACTCAAGGAAGCATGGGATAAGTTATCTGAAGAGGAAAAGCAAAAGTTCATGCGTAAAGATATCGAGAATTTAAAAGAACTCGGTTGTAAAATCATAATGATGGTTGACTGTCGTTGGTCAAACGAAGAGTGGCATTTTATTGGGGTCGAGGAATGGCCAACTATAGAAGCTCTTCAGGAGCGCGTGCGCTTCGAAAAAGAAGAACTAAAAGCATACAGATATGCTGAATCGAAGACTTATTTGGGTACTCCTCAGGTCGATGAATTCACTCAATTGTGAATGTTTACGATTCGATCGGTTCTTAATTGTTAAAAATATATGATGGAGTACTCGATAGGCACATATAATGATATTCGCATGAAGGGCGTTGACTTCCTTCGAAGCAAATACGCTATGGTAGAGCCAAGTATCAGACAAAAAGAGAAGTCGGACATCTACGACTTCGTGGAAGATATTCTCAGAAGTAAAGGATGTAGTATCGATAAGGAGCTGTTGTGAAGGCAATTGCGAAATCTCAATAGACTCTTATGGTCTCCTAAGAGTTATTCTTATTAGATATCTTAACATAGTTTTTGTTGAATATGGCTAAAAGATTATCAGTTATTGATGTTGATTTATGTGTCGGTTGTCAGTGTTGTATGTTTGCATGTAATAGACGTTTTGCAGAAGCTGGTTTATCCAGATCAGCTATACATATTAAATCTGTGGGAGGATTTGAAAGAGGTTTTGTAGTCACTGTCTGTCGAGCTTGTTCTGATCCTCCTTGTGCAAGGGTATGCCCCACAAACGCTCTTGTACGAAGAGAGGGTGGCGGAGTAACTTTACATATGAACAAATGCATAGGGTGCCAAAACTGTCTGAAAGAGTGTGATATAGGAGCCATATTCTGGGATAAAAATATGAATAAGCCAGTAATATGTGTGTACTGCGGTTATTGTGTAGACTTTTGCCCTTTTGATGTAATAAAACTTGAATCTATCAGAGGTGAATGACTTGATTGAAAATGATACCATCAAAAGAATATTATACGTTGACCTTTCAAGACGAAGATTTTGGGTTGAAGAAGACGAAGATCTTTTTAAGAGTTATCTTGGCGGAGCTGGAGTTGCCATACAGCTTCTCCATAAAGAATGCCCGAAAGGTATTGATCCGTTCAGTCCTGATAATCCTGCAATCTTTACAGTTGGACAGTTTAATGCCATATTCCCCATAGCTTCAAAAATGGTTGCTATGTTCAAATCACCCTTAACTGGCAATTTAGGAGAAAGCCATGGAGGAGGCCGAAGTGCAATAGCTATGAGAATGGCCGGATACGGTGCTTTAGTGATAAAAGGGAAAAGTGAAACTCCGGTTTACATAGCTATACATGATGACGATGTACATTTTCGGGATGCATCGGTACTTTGGGGAATGAGCAGTAGTTACACTGTTGGACGAATTATCAGGGAACAAGAACCAGGATCAGGGATTCGTACAATTATGCGAATTGGAAGGGCTGGAGAACAATTAGTTTCCTATGCATGTTTGATCACAGAAACTTACAGACATTTTGGTAGAATGGGTTTAGGTGCA from Candidatus Methylarchaceae archaeon HK02M2 carries:
- a CDS encoding 4Fe-4S binding protein, producing MAKRLSVIDVDLCVGCQCCMFACNRRFAEAGLSRSAIHIKSVGGFERGFVVTVCRACSDPPCARVCPTNALVRREGGGVTLHMNKCIGCQNCLKECDIGAIFWDKNMNKPVICVYCGYCVDFCPFDVIKLESIRGE